From Hippoglossus hippoglossus isolate fHipHip1 chromosome 14, fHipHip1.pri, whole genome shotgun sequence:
ATTTCCAACTTCCGACTTCCATGTCAGTTTATTTGGCTCGTGATGAGACAATTCAACTGTGACTAGTGCAGACTCCATTCATACGAAAACAAGTTGTTCTAGAACGCGGCATTGGGGACCTGCACttcatccagccaccagggggcggtggaggctctttggcttcacttcgaGGGGcgctgtcacgtcgtccatcttgattCCCAGACCACAGATTCTCCACTGGAGCCTCAGACCACGCTCCCCTTAAATCAGTCGCTGCCTGACGTCATGACGGCGCTGACGCGTCACACCACGCATGACAGCAGACATGACGGGCTCGGTCCTCTCGGCTGTGGATTCTCCATCTCACCACAGCCTGGGATGTTTCTTCACTGTGCCGGTGTGTCGGTGAAGGCGCTGCCTCCATGTTCGCGGTGCCGGGTTAAAGTCTGGGTGTGTCCCTGCAGCGGCTCGCGCTCCTCCCGCTCCActacttgttgttgttgtttttgttgttgtgtgtaacTGCCGCGCGCTGTGGCTCGTGCTGTCAGCCCCGGTCTCGTGCCTGGACGCGCGCATGCATCAGAATGGCTCCGGCGGCTCCAGCGGCTCCAGCGGCTCTGACGGTCCCGGGGGCGGCGGTGGCAGGGAGCGGCAGCAGGCTCCGTCCTTCAGCCCGCTGCCCTCCGCCACGACGCGGGTGAGGCGCTTCATCCAGGAGAGACGCACGCTGCCTCTACCCAGAGTGATGGTGGTGTTCTCGGCCGCGGGGGACACCGACAAACCCAGCGATGCCATGTCCGGCTCGGACACTGCGGAGGACGAGCTCCGGAAGCCGCCGGCCTCCCCCTCGCCGAGCCGCAGCCTGAGCAAGCCGCTGCGCCCCGCGCTGAGCGCACAGGAGCAGGAGGTAGGCCGCTCCACGGACCCGATGGACAGGGACCAGCACCACGTTACAGAACTAGCGAACACAACACAAGCTAACACACTGGAAACCACACTCACGTAATGTCCAGCTTCAGATAGAAAAGCTACACAGTAAGGAAATATACACGTAAACCTAATATTTAACACTGTATAATAACAGCTGTCATCCCTGACACCAGTAAAGTACTAAACACACAGTTCAATAGTCTCCATGTAAAACCAGTCTTTATAACCATAGTGTCCAATACATCACATTATGACTGCCTGTCCTATGATCAATATAACCTGAATCTCCCCTTGATCAGAACTATAACCTTCCCAGTTTTACTACTGACAACGTTTCCAATCTTTTGTTTCACTCCTCATAATAAACTTTGTTTGTATGAAACAAAGTGCTCCAGAAAGAAACtcgaaacaaaatgaaaacctaAAAACCAATGGGTGGATGTATATATCTAGctttaaatgtttattcaaaCAAATGATGAAACAATGATTATTCCATTATCGAAATAGCTGCGGATTCATTTTCTATCTGCATGAATCTCATCATTTGCATGTTGGCTGCATGTGGCTATTAATACACTGGTCAGTCCTCTAATGGAcgacaacatgaaaaacatccacacacacagtcaaagtATGCACTGGACACCTTGGCTGTAATACTCTATATACACATGTCCATGGGTGTTAAACAGAACTAGCTGCACATACTAGTTTTCACAGTGAGGTTTATGGTAACAATATCTACAGGGAGTGCTTCAAAGATTATCCACAGACGATTCTGAAATATGTAACTTGTTGTCTGGTTGGCCTGATTCAGCTGGGCCCCTGATTCAGGTCAGGATTGGCTGACAGTTGTGTCACCTGACTCTCGTTAACGAGCCAACATATGATGTGTACTAAACATGGCCACAGCAGAATAATCCTCTTATGGTCCTCTGTGGTGTGACTGCAAAGTGTCGGCTCACCGAACAGGTTCTTCCTCACATAGAACATCAACAACTGAACAGACAGAGCAGCGTTTCTATTCAGTTTCTTTTGCTGACACGCAACAACATAATGCATCATTTGTGCAAGAAACCAGAAGGTTCACAAAGAGAGCACACACAGGGCTAATGCTCTGTCTCACAATGTAACAGAACATGACATAATATTCCTGAATCCACCTGTTTATCCGGATccgctccaaaatgtaatgggttcttctttggctcatgccccacccctccacaacatttcatggaaatcgcttgagcagtttttgcgtaatcctgctaaaaaacaaacactgaagaaaacatataatctccttggctgaggtaatcAGCTGCCTTATGTAAGATAGTGTGTTCATAGTGCTAAAGTACAGGGGGTGGGGGAGCTTTATCATTTAACTACTATAGTATAATGTAGTTGAATAAGTCTGTAGTACTACACTACACTGATGCTGTTTAGTTATATTCATTTGACCTGATAATGGTCTGAGGACTGAAACAGCACTAAACAGAATGgcactttttattcattttcttaatCTGTTCAGTAAGTTGTTCATGTCTGATGTCTGTGGACCTTTAGTCTCGTTCACTGAATTCAGTTCCATTCTCATCCCCAGTTTCCAGAGGTCATCTCTCTGAACATTGGGGGCATGTACTTCACCACCCGTCTGTCCACGCTACGGCGATACGAGGACACAATGCTGGCTGCCATGTTCAGTGGGCGTCACTACATCCCACGTGATGCCGATGGACGCTACTTCATTGATCGGGATGGAACGTATTTTGGGTGAGCAGCAAAAAGTCTGAAGTATTCATACATTTCTttatcccccccaaaaaatcatGTGGCCCTAATTCTCTTCAATAGAGATCCAACAGTGTCCAGACAAAACTAATAATATACAGagaggatgtttttttcttatttagtGCAAAATAACAAGCAGACAATCTATGAAAGAAACATAAACGGTGCAGTGATAAATGGACAgtaatatacaaaataatattaaattgtGACTTAAATAAAAATGGTAAAGATCCACATgtaaaatatacagaatatgtCACAGTGTGCAGTGAGTGTGAATGATAAATATCTTGTATCTTCTCTGAGGATTATCTGTAGGAGACAACTAGTTCACTTCACTTTAATTTTCACGTGACAAGACTCGGTGGAATTTGTTTTCCAAACAGCGTCGGGTAAAAAAATGCTTAGTGCAAAGTGTCAGTGTTGACAACACAACATAGAGGCAGACATGTCATATtacacaataaaaatgaatcacAATATTCCTCGACAATCAAGACCTTAATGTATCACAATACCAGATGTAAGGATTAGGAATTAAGAGGCAGGATAAGGATAAAAGCTTTTCTTAAACCAGGTTGTGTGGGTGGACGAGGATTTGTAGCACCTCCCAGAGGGCAGAGGATTGAGAAGTTGAGAAATCACCAAAGTGACTACATGTAGGCGGAAGGATTTGTCCCCAGGGGGCTGTAATGTCTGTGCTGATTTTTATAAGATATAAAACGGAccgacatcatcatcatccctgGAGCCACGTCGCTTTCAAGGctaaaaaggaaaagcaaattattttaaatatgaatgagATAACAAGCAGAGCGAAGATGTACAACCTAAGTGAGGAGTGGGATTGGGTACGGTCAGTTCTGTctgagtgcccccccccccccagtgtgaGGAGGTGTGTATTAATGATTCAAACACAAGGAGTTCACAGAATGACAGTTAACTATAAAAAGCGATATATTAAAACCCCTCAGAGGCAGCCGGCCCACTGCAGGTGTACAAATACTCTGAAGGAGCCTTTTCATTTGGGATATTAGTCCTGGTGCTTTGGGGGTTATTGTAttgctggaaaataaatcttctttcGTGCTGCTGTGtacactgcagcagcttttcCTCCAGGACCTCTCTGtatttttctgcattcattTTATCCTCAGCGTTCACAAGCCCTGCAGGTTCTGCTACACAGAAGCACTAGCAAAATCAACTTTATCGGCCAAGAATGTTGATGCATACAAGTACAAGTTAGACCAGTCTTCAGTAGCCCTAAATAAACGTTCTCACAGAAGTACAGGAAGTGAGTAATGTAGAGTTACCGCTACATAGAGATCGTTAGACCTAGATATGAAGCTTGTATGTACGAGGTCATTTAGTGGTATGAGAATAGATGCAGtataaaaccaacaaaaaacgCAGCTGTCGTTTGTACAAAGGTCAAATTGCAATAATTTGGGGTGTGATATATGTCGTACTTTCCTGACTATTTTTATTGTTCAGTGTAGTTCAACTAATCCCTGCACTGTCATCGTCTGTGTTATTTAAAGTAGGATTCGTCAGGTGGGATTATAGTCATGTGTGGACATGTTCTACTCGTACCGTTTTCCGCCCAAAGGGACATCCTGAACTTCCTGCGAGAAGGCGAGCTCCCCCACAGGAGCCGAGTGCGACCGGTGCACAGGGAAGCTCAGTACTATTCCATCGGCCCGCTGCTGGACAGCCTGGAGGACATTCAGCCGCTCACGGGAGAGAAGGTTCGACAAGCTTTCCTCGATCTGCTGCCCTATTACAGAGGTAACTGAGACAAGAATCACCATTTCAATGTTTGTTATCCAgggaaaatattacaaaatgaGCATCAAAGCTTCATCCGTGTATTTTAACCATGGGTAATTCTAGGGGTTTTCAAAGTCAAACACTATTAACTACAGATTCAGTGAATTACAACTTGAGTCCAATTTTTTTTGCCAATATTTGTTCACATATTAGCAAACTGGGACCATTAATACTTCACTAGCTCATATCAGCTCCATCAATATATTATAGCGTCTTTTTCTAAGAGCATATATTGATGTGCATTCACAATGGACATCTGCAGTAATAATATCTTTAGAAGACACAATTTAAAGtatgtgtttcatgtgtgtgttactaTTTGATTGAGTTATGACTCAGCGACACTCACCCAATAGTTTGGCAGGCACCCTTTTGTACAGGTCCCAACCCTTTACCGCATGTcttccccactctctctccctctcacacttAATTCTGTCCTGttgaataaaagataaaatgcttctttaaaaaaaaaaagaagaagaattgcAGCAGTCGCATTTTGTTGCTTTAATTGCGTTCCTGGGCCAAGTCAGCGAGCCAAACATACAATAACTGACTTCCTGTCGTTTTTAGAGCACCTGCATCCTTCTCCCCCCACACAGCATATTTTCCTCATCTCTCAGACGCCTGCTCAGCTCTCCTGTGTGTTTAAAACTCTCTGCATTATTGCAAAAATCcacactgcagcacatttctCATATAAATTATAGACCTACTCATTGCAAAGGGATTACTGCTGAGTACAGTGTTCACTTTGTAAGTTTCACAGGACCGTGGCTTTAACAGTACATGCGATCGATCCATTGGATTTGCTTCAGGATTTTGTTTTGATACATGATGAGTCAGTACGAATAGGAGAAAAATTACAGCATCCAAAAACTATTCATATTGCAACCGACAAGACAGAATTTAAACTTTGTGAACATAATCCTTTGATAggtttataaatattttaaataataaatgttactgttttcatttcagacaATCTGGAGCGCATTGTCGAGATCGCCAAACTGAGGGCCATGCAAAAAAAGGCCCGATTTGCCAAGTTGAAGATCTGTGTCTACAAGGAGGAGATGCCCATCACGCCGTACGAGCGTCCTCTTTTTAACTCTCTGCGCTTTGAACGCTCGGACAGCGAGGCCAAGCTCTTTGAGCATCACTGCGAGGTGGATGTTTCCTTCGGACCTTGGGAGGCAGTGGCAGACGTTTACGACCTGCTGCACTGCATCGTCAGTGACCTGGCCGAGCGGGGCATCACTGCCGAGCAGCAGTGCATCGGTGTCTGCGACAAGCACCTTATCAATCACTACTACTGCAAGAGGCCCATCTATGAGTTCAAGATCACGTGGTGGTGAAGCTGGAGGGAGACACTCGTGGCTGATTGGACCAAAATGGATGTTCCATTTCTTTCTATAACTCGGCCGATATTGGTTTTTGTATCAAAGCGCCAATATTTTTTGCTGCTGTCTTTAAAATGTGACCCTTTAAATCACGTTCtaatttttaaatattctgtttccccaaaatatttttttttgatttCTGTCTCGTCAAACACAATGAAGCAAAAAAACGAAATACACACAATTCAGTTAAGTTGGAACATGTCCTCCATTATACAGAcaggtgtttctgtttttttgccAACCCTCATTTAATAGAATGGCGAGAACAAAGCAATAGAAACTCTTCTCAGTATAAAGCAGTGATAgtcaacagcaccacaaaccTTTAGCCTCTAGAATAATCATATAACTGAATCAAAACTTcactaaaacattttcaaaaaaccAAACCAGTTTAACTGGGTGTGACTTATTAACTGGCcataaatacaaacacttcCACTGAGATCCAGGCCATTGATAAACAGTACTATTACTGaatctcctgttgttgctgacCTCCAGTGTGATGCAAAGGTTTACTCTGGGACCTCATGACACCAATGTCACTACATCCGttatgaagaagaggagaaagagacttATAACTGTCAAAGGTCAGAACACTCCTCTTCAGCTTTTGATTTCAGATGAAGGCATTTTTgacacatttcatacatttttatttcctccaccagTGTCTGCACTAGACACGTTCAGGCACCTGTTTTTGCAATGCTGAGAGCCTGGCACAGTCACAGTAGTTACATGCAAGCTGAAGACACAATGGCAAAAAACACACCCCCAAGtcacagctactgtatgtgtgagtgaaagGACGATCATTATTCAGCTTCTGTAGACCGTTGTGTTGATTACCACTGAAGTGAATCTgtcaaaaaacatgaaacttgTTGATGGAGACAGTATTTTGCGCGTCTCGTGGAACAGATTTGCTTTTATTGTTATCAGTACAGCCGTCTACTCCAGAGACGTTATAAATGAGAGAGACACTGCTGTATGGAAAAGCCTAAAGCGCCAAAGATGGCGCTTGTGGGACATATCGTGCCTCTGTATCAATGTGCCAGATGTCTGCTTTTTTCAATACTGCAGGGAAGAGTTCAAATCTTTCCAACCTGACAATAGAAAAGTCATATAAAAGTTTGTGAATACCAGGCTAAGTTTGGCTGTAAGTGCCATAATTTTGCATTCAACGTTTgatttgaaaggaaaaaaaatggattATCACATTTTCAGAAGTTACACAGTTGCTTTAAGAcacaaaatgtcttttaatgctttttattcCAACTTATGTGTGTAACTAGCGACTGTTGGACCGCAAGATCTGCTAAGCGCAATCTGAATGTTGGACAGTGTGGCTAAATTCAACAAGTGTAGACACTGATAAAGATCGTAGCGGTCGCTGGTATCTTGCTTTGCAGCAAATGTAAACAACGTAAAACTCTGAATGtgcaaaaacaatcaaaatccTGAGATGATTGTCACGTCAGAAGATAACATTATTTACCTCATTTAAAAGTCaatcttaaatatttttttcttgttgccATTGTTAAAAGTAGGATCAATGTCATTTCCcacattaatttattcatagTTAATTTATCAGTCTATCTGTTGCTTTGCCCTGATGTGGATTGATATGTGAATGGGTTCAGGATGGTCTCACCACATTTCCagtaaatatagaaaattaTATTATGAGCAAGAAAACTGAAGtcaaatctgtatttttagGAATAATGTTTGTTTCAGAATACAGATGTGTAACTGTGAACCTGTTCCTTTTGGAAAAACAGAGTATATTTTAATTATGCAACCTcctgaggagtgtgtgtttaaagattTGAAAGAGGTTGGGTGGTGTCTGTTTTTCTCAGAACAGTCTTCACATTTGACGTTGTTACGTAGAATCACTCAGTTGTAGAGAGTTGGAGATTGAAGGAAGACAAATTGAAGGAAGCTGAATTTGTTGCACACTAATGTAAATGTGCAGCTGTTGTTGTAGCCGAAGTATACAAGAGAGAATCTTAAATCAAACAACTTAAGTAGTTATTCAATGTCAACTTCCGCTTGCAACTTGCATACACAAGTTAAGTTAAATGGGTATTTCCTACTGTACTTGATGAAGTCTGAGCACCTTGTGTTTGTCACCGAGATGTTTTGTGTTACCCTCAAACAGCTCTGTAGTTATTAACTGTGGAGTGTAACAGCATCGACATCAGTTAATTTATCTTCACTAAGAAAGAACACGCAGTTTTGAGCACTaggtttgaatgttttttatattgttcCAACCTATATTTTCTGTTAGCTTCTAGGAAGCTATAGACCTATTGTCCTCTGTGTTCAGTTAGTTTGTAGTGAAAAAGCAAAGTgtgatttttattgtttatctaaaattaaaaatgacTGTTAAAAGGTAAATGTGTCCCCATCTATTTATGAAAATACTGCATGAAAAAGCATTGACAAGAACACGTAAACATCATTACTGAATGGATAAGAGTCAATTTATAATGCAGGTCCAGCACATGCATCTTGAAATCTGAAAAACTCGTAGCTCATTGGTCTGTGTGAActccaaacacagcaacataCAGTCACTTACACTATTTATTATATACGTCCTATTAGGGTGAAATGCATGAAAGACTAAAGGATTTTCCATCAGGCTCAACTGTACTTGGCAAATGAGAGCAAGCTAACATGCTCAACTACGATGGTGACCATGGTAAACCTTAAACCTGCTTAAAATCAGAATGTTAGCATTTCCACTGCGAGTGTGCGGAGTGAGGAGAGCTCCCAgcttcagcaccatggacagctctTTATTATCAGTTACTGTATTTTAATCTATTGCACAGCATCGTATTTTAGGTCTTCATAATATTCTTCTGTATATATAGCATGCTCTGTTAATTAACTAGTAACTTAAGTTGTCAAATAATTGTAGTAGAGTGTATAATTGTTGTGCAGTAGAAATAAAAAGCGAAAATAATATACTTACATAATAAGAATGTTTGAATCTAAAGCAACTtagtcatgaatatttaatgtcatTAGGAAGTACTTTTATAGGTTTTAAGGGTGGTCATTGAACTGAGTTGATATGAGCATTGATGTGTAAAGTAACTGTGACTAAAATGCAGCAGTGTATATACATTATGTTGTATTCACTATCAACACCATGGTCAGTACTGAAGGGATTAAATGAGTAAGTGACAAGTTAACAGGAAATTAATTTATTAGTAATTTTTAGGAAAACATTTCCTGGGACCAGCTTTTCACATGTGAACCAGTATAGAAGGGAACATACAgtaattttgttttcactgttatATATCTAAATATCCGTGTTTATCTGCATTTTTAGGAccaaataatcaatcaatcaaacaattatTAAAGAAAGCAGTCAGCCAGATGTAATTGACAGTGGAAATAATTGTTGGTTTTAACAGTTCTCTTAATTAACTAATTCAAGTTTTGCTCTGTGTAAATTATTGTTGACAGTAACAATAAtggaagcaaaaacaaaaaaacacaaatgtagaaCAAATGAGCTAATTTAAATAAGAACAATAAAGGTTTTAGCTGGTTGCAACTAGATATTGTAACAGggtcggtctctctctctctctctctctctctctctctctctctctctctctctctctctctctctctctctctctcgctctccctctctcactccctctctccccggTGTTCTACCATGTCTCTCTACCATTGTGAGGGGTGGAGGCTGACGGCCGATGCCTcttctgaggagaggaggatggagaacagGGGGAACTAGAGGCTCGCTGCTCGGTCAGATCTCACAGAGCGTCTCGATGACCACAAGCTACGAACTCGGTGGAGATTGGGAGCAACGCGGGTGAAGATGAGCCGGAGAGTGATCGTCGGTCTGCTGCACCAGGTATGAAGCCTCCCCCCAGCTGCTGCTGGCGGCGATCATCGCCTGTTAAATGGGATCATTTGTTACATTGGGGGCGGTGGAGGGGGCGGATGGTTACATAACAGTGCGAGGCGACTCACAGATTAATTGGCAATAATCAGAATCCAGGGAAAGACGCATCTGCATGTGGATCGTTGATGGCTGTAGTTGGTTTTCTGCTGTGACATGATGGAGGGAAGCAGCCTGGTAAATGGAAGAAACTAGAAGGTGTTGGAAGGAAAATGTTCCGGGCTGAGAGAGCCTACAGGCCCGCGGCctcacaccacaacacacacactcaaccagaCACACTGCAGCTAATAAAGGCTGAAAATTAACCAACACTTAACTAAGCTTTTATTATCATCTGGATCACCTTCATCTCCATGGCAACGGGAAATCTCCCAGTCTGTCCATGCAGATGCACCTGATCCCAACAAAACCACTTAGCCCCGCCTGCTCCATGACAAAACCATGTTGTTGTGCAGTTTTCTGGATTTTAAAACAGCAGCCACAGGATAATAACAGTGAAACCAGGTATCCTCTCACCATATTAACTCTCTAAACGACACAGCTAGTTAAAAGCAAGAGGAGTAGGTGCAGAAATCTGAACTATAGCTTCATAGATGGGAAAtcactgtttatgtttgtaaCGTGACCTCAATGGAAATTATAGACCTATTGGTTCCAATTTCATGATAAGGCACGAGCTGAGGTTCAGCTGTAGGCCCCAATTAATTAACTTATTAATGATTATTATAGCCTATTATTTACTAATGTGTTGTATATCAGTTATAAGCCATTAAGGCTACAAGAGCAACTTTTAAGGTGCTGGGTATATGGAAATACCTCCTCCAGCAAAGCACTTACGGTCATCAGGGAGACCTCTCGCTTGGACTGATTTCAAGGGTCTCCTGCTTGGAAATGGCTGAGGGACCTCTGTACCACAATCCATATACAAAATATTCATAGCTATGTGATTTATAAGCTATTTTGGTAATGGATCATTGGAAAATGTGAAACCCCAAATCCTTTTCAGAAAGATACACTCATATTGTTACCCTTTATGTCGGGAAACATTAATACACTGAGTCTTCTTAACGTTTGCCACAGCTATAGTCAAACTCTATCTATTCATTAGTCAATAAAAGCAGTTTATAAATCCAGATGTCCAGCGTGCCTGTCCATTGGAGATATCTGCATCCGACTCTAACCCtgaagaggttttttttttcacaaaatatGCTAAATTATTTCTTTCGGTTCATACCACGTCTGAAAGCAGGATTTGTGTCCTTTTTAAATATCTGATATCTAAAGTTAAATAGTAATTTCCTCATGTATACTGCAGGTATGAGATTTAAATGAGAGAAGAGGTGCGGAGTAATTGTGAAGAGTGTCGAGAAGCTTTATAGATAAACATCCTGAGGTATCAAATATCAGCATCAGAAAGCATTAATCACCCATATTGATAACAGCTAGTTTCTATTTAATCTATAATACTTGCTAAT
This genomic window contains:
- the kctd7 gene encoding BTB/POZ domain-containing protein KCTD7; its protein translation is MHQNGSGGSSGSSGSDGPGGGGGRERQQAPSFSPLPSATTRVRRFIQERRTLPLPRVMVVFSAAGDTDKPSDAMSGSDTAEDELRKPPASPSPSRSLSKPLRPALSAQEQEFPEVISLNIGGMYFTTRLSTLRRYEDTMLAAMFSGRHYIPRDADGRYFIDRDGTYFGDILNFLREGELPHRSRVRPVHREAQYYSIGPLLDSLEDIQPLTGEKVRQAFLDLLPYYRDNLERIVEIAKLRAMQKKARFAKLKICVYKEEMPITPYERPLFNSLRFERSDSEAKLFEHHCEVDVSFGPWEAVADVYDLLHCIVSDLAERGITAEQQCIGVCDKHLINHYYCKRPIYEFKITWW